In Dryocola sp. LX212, the genomic stretch AGCACATGCAAGGCTGCTGCTTTACCCAGCGGGTGTACTTCTCATTCTCCCAGCGGCGGCGCTTCGGTCGCAACATGAAGGATTCAGGTGTCTCGGGGTCTGCCTTGAGCGCCAGTACCTTCTTCGCCTTCTCCTGCACGATGCTGGTGGCCGGTAACTCGTGGACTATGTCGCTCTCCCTGGATACTGACGGAATTCTAAGTTTTGGCATGCGCAGCGCGCGGCGGGCCATATCTTCCGGCAGCGCGTCCACAATCTCCATATTCAGTGCCCACCAGCAGAGCTCCGGGAGTGTCAGGACATGGCTCTCATCAAACAAAAGGTTGATGCGCGCGGTATCGATAATCCAGGCTGTGACGTTCGTCCTGGCCATAGCCACCAGCTTTTCTGTGTAGTGGTCGTGGATCATGTTATCGCAGTGCCAGCACAGGCGCAGCGCGCCGGTGTGGAAGCGGGCCGTTTTAATCTGGTTGGAGTGGTAATCCGATCCTGCCCACTGGCAGTCATCAGATTGTCTCAGCAGCCAGGACTCGAGCGTATTAATGCCGCCCGCCGCGCTGATCACTTTAGGACTGTCAAAGAAGGCAGTTAGTGCCGGATCATCACCCAGGGCCTGGCGCGCCGCTGGCAATTCACCCGAAGCAACCCCGCTCATGTATTCAGGGGCCCTGTCGATAAGAACGCGGTCATAAAATAATGGGAATAACTCGGGGCCAGGGCGAAGCATCACCACGCCGAGCTCACGAACGATCACCGGTTTAAGCAAAGCCCTCATACTGAACCGCCCTGCTGTAGATGTTCCGCCCATAGCCCGGCAATCCACTTAACGCCTTTCGGAGTGAAGCGAGGCTGTGCAAATGCATATCTGTTGGCGTTGGCTGTTCCTGTTTTGATCTCAAAGCGCCCAGCTTCCGTATGCCGCTGATGTGGGGTGAGCATATTATTCAGGCGATACATGATGTGCTTATCCATCAGGAACAGCCGGAAGTCTGACTCCCTGGCATTAAGCAGCTTGGCCACCTGTCTGAACGTCAGCGATCCCTTAGCCTCCACATACTGATCGACAAATTCTACTTTCGGCGCCGCAATCAGAAGCTGATTCTCCAGCTGCTGTTTTTGCTCAGCAAGATCGGCAGCCAGTCGAAGCGCTTCAGGTAAAGATTGTGGTATCGACCCACCCCTCTCCAGTTCCTGCCAGCGATCCACTACAGCCGCAGTAAACTCAGGAGACAGACGCGCAACCAGGACCAGGCAATCTCGTTTTTCAAACCAGTACTCTTCATACCACTGGCCGTTTTGTTCATGTTGATAGGGGGTGTGCGCCAACGGCGCGCTTAAAATACCACCAGCGGCGAGCCGTTCGGCCGAACGTTTTACATCACCATGTTTGCTCTGCACCAGCTTCGCTATCTCTCTGGATGACATCAGCTTTCCGCTCATGGCTGCGTGGTGCTTTGGGCATACTGGAATGACATTCATCATCTGTTGCATACGTTCTCCACTTTTCATTGACCGACGGCTGCACCCGTTACGGTCTCGTTGATAAATTCGCGAATAGTTACCTCCGCGCTCCCCTTTGCTATCACCGGACCCCAACTCACTTCCATGTGCTTAATCTGGCAGTCATCGTCCCAGACTCTGGC encodes the following:
- a CDS encoding DUF968 domain-containing protein, with product MRALLKPVIVRELGVVMLRPGPELFPLFYDRVLIDRAPEYMSGVASGELPAARQALGDDPALTAFFDSPKVISAAGGINTLESWLLRQSDDCQWAGSDYHSNQIKTARFHTGALRLCWHCDNMIHDHYTEKLVAMARTNVTAWIIDTARINLLFDESHVLTLPELCWWALNMEIVDALPEDMARRALRMPKLRIPSVSRESDIVHELPATSIVQEKAKKVLALKADPETPESFMLRPKRRRWENEKYTRWVKQQPCMCCNQQADDPHHLIGSGMGGMGTKAHDLFVIPLCRKHHDELHADTAAFEEKYGNQTQLVIKFLDRVLAIGVIGTEKKNSGEKNA
- a CDS encoding phage antirepressor KilAC domain-containing protein; protein product: MMNVIPVCPKHHAAMSGKLMSSREIAKLVQSKHGDVKRSAERLAAGGILSAPLAHTPYQHEQNGQWYEEYWFEKRDCLVLVARLSPEFTAAVVDRWQELERGGSIPQSLPEALRLAADLAEQKQQLENQLLIAAPKVEFVDQYVEAKGSLTFRQVAKLLNARESDFRLFLMDKHIMYRLNNMLTPHQRHTEAGRFEIKTGTANANRYAFAQPRFTPKGVKWIAGLWAEHLQQGGSV